DNA sequence from the Coregonus clupeaformis isolate EN_2021a chromosome 22, ASM2061545v1, whole genome shotgun sequence genome:
gttgatgtgcccttgtgcAAGAGCACATCGACCTAGTCGGCTCggtgattagaaccagcgacctttcggttactggccaaaaGCAATTTtttatctttaaaaaatatatttattttattttattttggggggctggccaaatgctcttaaccactaggttaCTTGTTGAATTTGATCTAGTATAACATTACTTTGATGTACTTTGCTTGTTTTTGTTTAGTTAAGATCAAGTCATTGATTATTTGGTGCAGGTTATTATACAAATACAAGATTGTTTTCTCAACTGGTTTTGTCAATTCCTTTTATCTGCCAAAAAGCTGCAGATGTAATCAATGCTCTATCTATGCAATGGATTCTTCTCTATATATTCTaaacagtgttggggaagctactctgaaatcaTAGTTTACCAAACTACCTATTACTTTACATTGGAAAAAGATAAGCTACACTAAAGCATACTATGCTGaccttttttacaaggagcaTGTGTGCGCCTAAGTTGAAAAATGCAGGCGCACACAAATacatttaggagcacaatgaaaaatatCTGAGATATTACATCCTTCATTTTTCTATTCCAGgttgcacagcaaaatatttaggcgcatatacgagtaaaatggtcgcactgtagagccctgcctTAAGGGAagtatagtttacttaactaaagctactttaaaaaagtagttcactacatccaagcTACTTTGTGAAAATGATCATATCTAAatctcagtggaggctggtgggaggagctataggaggacgggctcgttgtaatggctggaatggaattaatggaacagtACCAAACACAAGgaatcggctatgaaaagccaactgagatttattcctgattattatttgaccatgcttgtcacttatgaacatttttgaacatcttggcatggttctgttataatctccacccggcacagccagaagaggactggccacccctcatagcctggttcctctctaggtttcttcctaggttttggcctttctagggagtttttcctagccaccgtgcttctacacctgcattactagctgtttggggttttaggctgggtttctgtacagcacttcgagatattagctgatgtaagaagggctatataaaataaaattgattgattgattgatggaatccacatgtttgactccgttccatgattccattccagccattacaatgagcccgtcctcctatagctccccccaccagcctcctctgctaaaTCTGAAATGCcatagaccagggtttcccaaactctgatACCGAAAAAAGGCAAGGAAATGATTTCCTACATCACCCATACTTTCTTTTCTTATTGcaaaaaaagtagtgtgtagttccagtagttagctacaccgttACATGGCAACAAAgttattaactactgaaaacactaccaagattagaattcagttcaactaccaccaagctactgcaaaatgtagttcaaTTACTAGTTGAGCTACATGTaattcactactccccaacactgaatCTAAACTATACCCATGTCTTTTTCCAGGTCTTGTCATGACTTCTACCACCACAGCCCAGACACAGCCAGTCAATCCCACTGTACCCCAGCCCACCTCAGCCTCCAACCCAGCCATCGACACAGCCACTCCAGGAGACAACACCACTCCAGGAGACAACACCACTGCTGTAGACAACTATGATTTACCATTTTCCACCATAACCCCAAGCTCAGGCGTTCCTGATCTAACTTTTGATAACATCCCTATAATCAATTCCACCGGGAGGCCTAACGCCACGGAAACCACAACACTGAAGACCAGTCCAGGTATGTTGGAGGTGCTGCTTTCACTTTATGGTCAGTTTATGGTCAATGGTCGGTACCAGAGATGGAGTCTCGATCTCGTTGTCTTGGGTATTGAGACCAGTCGATAAATACAGTCTCGGTCTCGAGGGGTCTAAGTCTTGACTCCATCTCTGATTGATGCTAATTTCCTACCTGCTTTGGTGGAGGTAAAGTAACAAATCATTTATCTCAAGATGGATCTCCAGGCGTCTCTACGAAAAAGCCCCCAGCAGAGGCCAGCAGCACAGCTGCTAGCACTTCTGCTACTAGCACCACCAAGGATACAAGTGAGTTGATCTCACCAGAGTTAAGTGAATCCATTGTGAAGTGAATCCATTGTGAAGTGAATCCATTGTGAAGTGAATCCACTGTGAAGTGAATCCACTGTGAAGTGAATCCACTTAGAAATGATTCCATCAGTACACAACTTGTATGTTCTCTTTATTTAAAAGGTTTGGCGGGAACTACTCAACAAAAAACCCCTGCGGGAAAAACGTCCAACCGCATTGGTAACATGATTGCATTTAAAAATGTCTCAAACATGCCCAACGATGTGTGTTCTGACACCAAATCTGAATTGGTTAACCATTTGTCAGAGTAACCGACATTATAAATAACATGAACATTTAGGTCATTTAGTCATcgtatccagagtgacttacatggcCTTTATCTTGTTGCTCAAAAATGGATTGTTTTCTGTTTCTTAATAGGATTGATCATCCTGTTTGTGATCATCGTCACTGCCTTTGTGCTCGGAGCAGCATGCTTATTGACAAAGAAGAGGTCAAGGGTGAGTAATGTATATGCTGTTTGTCAAATTCAATTCCAATGTGATTTGATCAATTCTAACATTGTCTAACAAAGCTTCAACTTGGCTTTGTACAAACACCAAACGCTAGCGTTCAACTATGTCTGTCGATGCCAGTATGCTTTCTAGCccattgaagtgtgtgtgtgtgtgtgtgttgtaccctGTTGTGTTTCCAGAGGTactccgtagatctccgagacaggCATGAGGATCTGCCTCTGAGTACTGCGGAACATGACGCCGTGTTTGACAACTCCTCAACACAGAAGGGTGACAACATAGAATTACATCACAtatttatagaataaaacatgtATTATATATCTGTATGGAGGAGGATACACTCTACATTAATTTACACTATCATTATCAATGATCCTCTACTACACATTAATAGTGTTAGGGAAATGTAGACTTTGTAGAAACATCAAAACACTAATGTTACTGTAACTGTAAACCCAAATCAGATTAAattcgtcacatgctttgtaaacaacaggtgtggactaacagtgaaatccttcctaacaatacagagagaaaaaaaaaaactgtaccACCATAGCATTTAAAATAAATAAGTAATAATGAGCATCTAGCTAATGCTACTGCACATTAACTCGTGGTCAAACTGATAATACATGTTTGACTGTAGTAGTAACCATGACTAATGCATGTTGTCTTTGATCACTTCTCCAGGGATGGACACCTTTACCGCCGTGGGTCTCAACAGCACCGAGGTCCTGGTTAAGGGaagtgagggaggaagaggtgaGACTGATGAAGTAATGGACAAGTGCTCTGAAGTGAGAGAGGGCGCTAGACAcgggaggtggaggggggaggTTAAAGGAAGGGGAAGtagagatggggagatggggggGTAAAGGAGGGGGAGATCGACACAGGGAGATGGGGGTAAAGGAGTGGGAAAAAGACACAGGGAGATGGGGGGGGTAATGGAGGGGAAGATAGACACAGGGAGATGGGGGTAAAGGAGGGGGAGATAGACACAGGGAGATGGGGGGTAAAGGAGGGGAAGATAGACgtggggggaaggagggggagatatACACAGGGAGATGGGGGGGTAAAGGAGGGGGAGATATACACAGGGAGATGGGGGGGTAAAGGAGGGGGAGATAGACatggggggaaggagggggagatatACACAGGGAGATGGGGGGTAAAGGAGGGGGAGATATATACACAGGGAGATGGGGGGGTAAAGGAGGGGGAGATAGACGtgggggggaaggagggggagatatacacatggagatgggggtaaaGGAGGGGGAGATAGACACAGGGAGATGGGGGATAAAGGAGGGGGAGATAGACACAGGGAGATGGGGGGGTAAAGGAGGGGGAGATAGACgtggggggaaggagggggagatatACACAGGGAGATGGGGGGGGTAAAGGAGGGGGAGATAGACGTggggggggaaggagggggagatatACACAGGGAGATGGGGGTAAAGGAGGGGGAGATAGACACAGGGAGATGGGGGGTAAAGGAGGGGGAGATAGACgtggggggaaggagggggagatatACACAGGGAGATGGGGGTAAAGGAGGGGGAGATAGACACAGGGAGATGGGGGGTAAAGGAGGGGGAGATAGACGTGGGGGTAAAGGAGGGGGAGATATACACAGGGAGATGGGGGTAAAGGAGGGGGAGATATACACAGGGAGATGGGGGGTAAAGGAGGGGGAGATATACACAGGGAGATGGGGGGGGTAAAGGAGGGGGAGATATACACAGGGAGATGGGGGGGTAAAGGAGGGGGGAGATAGACACAGGGAGATGGGGGGTAAAGGAATGGAATATAGACACAGTGAGGTGGAGAAGGGGGGGGTAAAGGAGGGGGAGATATACACAGGGAGATGGGGGGGTAAAGGAGGGGGAGATATACACAGGGAGATGGGGGGGTAAAGGAGGGGGAGATAGACACAGGGAGATGGGGGGTAAAGGAGGGGGAGATATACACAGGGAGATGGGGGGTAAAGGAATGGAATATAGACACAGTGAGGTGGAGAGGGGGGGGTAAAGGAGGGGGGAGATATACACAGGGAGATGGGGGGTAAAGGAGGGGGAGATAGACACAGGGAGATGGGGGGGTAAAGGAATGGAATATAGACACAGTGAGGTGGAGAAGGGGGGGGGtaaaggagagggagacagacacaagaGCATCTTCCTCAGgtaagtaagtagccttgcatGAGTCTTGGCTTGGGTGAGCCGGAatggctcataggagcaggatCTCCTGTTTCCGTAGCGTGAGGCACCCCTTTCCTCAGGTACTCAGTCATTATGATGTGACTGAAGTGGCTAGTAGAAAAATACATGTACTGTCCTCTCATAGGGTCAGTTTGCTGGGCCTATGACAGTGTGCCCCCAAAAGAGGCACAATTCTCAATAGTTTTAGTTTTTATCTGAGTTATTGCACAGTGATCTGTCAAGTGTGATGTATTGTTTGGTTACTGGAATGGGTTTTGTGTTCAGAGTGGATTTCCTCTTTTGCAACAGCCgttaaagagaagagagaaggaagtCGATGTGTGTTAACTATACTGTACATTCATAGTTATCTACATTTTAAAATGACCAGAGTCCCAGCTGAAATAATAAAATGTTCAACTTCATTTTAAAACGTAATGTTATCTTGTGTGGCAGGTGTGTGGGGATAATGCGATAACACTGCTCTTGCCGGCTCTTGCTCAtatcactgtttttattcaaGTTGATGCttgaataaaaacagtgataAGAGCACTGTGTGAGGTTTAGAGTCCCTAAGAGCTTGCAGTTACGGTCACGACcgaaatgattggcacccttgataaagatgagcaaaaaagactgtgtCAAATAAATAATGCAAATACTGAGCTGTATTGTATGGGAACATTATattactaatacaattgctcaaagaaaaatattttgtttaacaagtaataaaacgAATCTAAAAAAAGATGGTATCAAAATGATTAGCATCCCTAAtgattcttataaataaaatcaaacaaaatTGAATCAGCTTTAACattgtagtaaaaaaaaaaaaaaaaatctaagctTAAAGGGGAACTCTATTCAAAAACTATATTTTAGTgtttttttcattagtccactgttgatacagtcccaaaatgttttgcatgtcagcagtcaagttttcaagatattggccTTTCAATAAGAATAAtgatttatttttttttgggggggggggtgcttatatttgtcctgttataCACAAATGTGtcatggaaatgtgtttttttgcatatcaCAACTCCCCCTGATGACACAAAAAGCATCATTTAAGGAACTGTATTGTGGCTTTTCatggcttcctgtttcactggggttCAAAAAGGTAACACGCATGTAAAATCCATTTGTCCTCCATCACCATGGGGAAAAGCAAAAAAACTAACAAATATACTGCTTACCACTTTTAAGGCAACAATTACAAAGTATAAAACAGTGGTAAACATGCCTGGTAGAGGACCCAAGTGTATGTTGTCCCCAATCACAGTGAGGAAGATGGTTCGGGAGGCAAAGTAAAGACCAAGGGTCATAGTTGGAGAATTACAGAACTTGGTCGCATCCTGGGGTCACCAAGACACCAAATCTACAAATAGACGCCACCTCCATGCCAATAGGAGCCTTTATAAAAACACCTTTATTGATcaaccaacaaatgtaaacgcctggtgtttgctaaacagcattggcacttggattggaaccgggtGCTATGATCAAATTCgacaaaaatagagctctttggtcatgCACACCAGTGATGGGTTTGGCGTTTGAATGAaggatgcatatgcagaaaaaACCCCTCATACATACTGTaagatatggtggtggatctttgatgttgtggggctgctggtcctggggcccttggtAAGGTCAATGGCATCACGAACTCTACCAAGTTACAGAACATCTTCGTCAAAAACCTGGTTgcttctgccaggaggctgaaacttggccgcaagtggatcttctgGCAagaaaatgaccccaagcacacatcaaaatccacaaagaaatggttaattgaccacaaaacgAAACATTTGCTGTAGCCATCTCATCTCCGGACTTTTGACACCTATCCTTTTTATTTATTACCTGTtaaacaaaatactttttttgtgagcaattgtattaatataaaataatataatttccccaaaacgttgagcatacaatatagctcagtataatgtatttatttgatacagtctttttgctcatctttatcaagggtgccaatcattttggttGTGATTATAGATAAGAGCttccccactgggcaaaaactggttgaatcaacattgtttccaggTGGAAAAACTGTTAGAATCAACTTGGAAAACTGATTTGATTAGAAAAAAGTCATAAATTTAAgggaatttttatttatttttttaacctttttAGCCTAAATCCAATGAGATGGTGACATTTTTGGTCATGTTGAATGCCCGTTAGTTagcaactcaaccaaatgtactgTAAAtcaaactagatgttgaactgccCAGTGGGTCAGCTCTCATTGCCCACTCCTTTGCGACACCATGGTCACCATTCATAACACATTTGATTTGTAAAATGTTTTCTCACGCCCCAGGCAAACTCTGCCTGGTGTCAGATCATACATAGGAAATACTTTGAATAACCAGAGCCGCATGACTCGTGGAGGTTGATATGCGAGAATAGACTGTatgacacgtgtgtgtgtgacttcagTCTGATCTCAGTGTGATAACCTCCATATAAGGAGTAGACTGACGTCGAtgcagcagacctgggttcaaacagtaTCAGATTTCTTGCCAACGCGTTAAGCGTTTGACTGAGCCTTTCTGGAGTGTCAGATAGGAAGGGTTTACGCATTTGGGACTATTACAAAACGTCAAATGATTAGCATGAAGTTGCCCATGCATTCCAGTGCGCTCAATATTTTGAATGTAATACTAGAGACACTAGAAAATGGAATGTCCCATCTTGCTCCATTGAGTGACAGCACCCAACCTACTCTGTGATGAGGTGCAGTACTAACGTCCGCCACTGGATGGAAACAAAAGCCTAGAGAATGAACAGGAGAGTAAAAATCACAGAGCAAGTTGTTCATTGGCTTTGATGGATATGTAACTACAGCTTCTATTGTATAGGCTACCCTTGATATGTTCTTGTGTTATAAGACATTACCTTTTATACTTCGGTATATTATTCTCAGTGATTTAAACAGAAGACGTTTCAAAATAGTGACACGTTTTGTGTCAGAAAATCCACAGCtcagcctcccgagtggtgcagtggtctaaggcactgcatcgcagtgctagctgtgccactagagatcctggttcgagtccaggctctgtcgcagccgaccgggagacccgtggggcggcgtacaattggcccagcgtcgtccaggttatgGGAGGGTTTGGCGGGAAGGGATGTTCTTGTCCTATCGCGCACTTGCGACTCCTGTGGCTGGCCGgacgcagtgcacgctgacacggtcgccaggtgtttcctccgacacattggtgcggctggcttccgggttaagcgggcattgtgtcaagaagcagtgcagcttggctgGGTTCTGATGACGCACGACTTTCGACCATCGCCTCTcagtacgggagttgcagcgatgggacaagactgtaactaccaattagaTACCACGAAAAAgtggtaaaaaataaatacaatcagAAAATCCCACAGCTCTAATATGCTGCTCAGCTGGCTGTGGGTGAGCGTATCTATTTCAAGAGTGCTATCTTGTCAAACAAGTGTATCGTCCTCAACTCCATCTTATCTGCAAAGTAAACATGTTAATGTACTAAATAGGGCTCTCACCTGACCTTTTTTTTAAAATCTAGGCGCACGCCCGCAAGACcatttaggagcacaatgaaaaatatttgagatattaaagctagaatcctacATTTTTCTAGGTGCACTGGTGTTCCTAAATTAAAATTCCAGATCGCACAGGAAAATATTTAGCCAAATGTGCGAGTAAAATGGTCTCACTGTTGAGCCCTGCTAAATAATCCTGGATGTCAGGCCTCAGACACCTGTGTAATAAAACACACATTGTGAAATAATGAAAACATCAACAGTTCTAGTGGGAGAAGGGAACGTCATGTAGCATTAGCTGTTTAATTCATTCTCAATCTGTGATAGTCCTTCCTTTGACATTTCATTCAGGTTGAAAGTGGTTGGAATGGGTCTTCCCAGGCTTTGTGACTGTCATGTCTGAgcttgtctttctttctctctctgccctggGCCATACTTTGTGGAATTGGTCAGTTTTGATTGCAGCATTTAAAAGTAACTAACCTTCAAATAGTTTTATCCTCTCCTTTTTCAAAATCATCAACTCAAGACGTTGCATTGACAAAATGATGGCTTCTCAGACAGACAGCTAAACTGGTAATAGGATTCTACAGGTGCACATCATTTTTGACTGCTGTTTTGATACACCTCAGTGGCAACAGACATCTACTACTTTTTCAGCTCTTCCGGCCACAACCTTTCAACTTGACTATTTTCTGTGCTCTTTCCAGAAGAGATACAAGTCAAACAAATAAAACTATGGTCTGGGGAGGTGTGAATTCCACTGTTGTAACAGCATACTGCTACCCCATGACTTAAAGTCAGTCTGTTAAAAATGATAAGACAACTGTCACTAGTACTGGGTTTGAGATGGACAAAATGGAAAGACTCTTCATGTGAATGAAGCAGAGTAATGAGAACTCCATTAGAATgaagtacgcacacacacacaccaaacgcgCTCAAACACAAAGGCCCACAGCCACACACTTAGACATGGTCTCTGTTACCTCTGTGGTCTTTATGGGTCAGTGCCAAGATGCTTGCAGTGCAGTCAGTCTCCTTTACTAGAGGTGTGGAGAGAAAGCCCTTTTTAAATATCTGGGTTGTTGTTGGTCCTCTGTTTATGTATTTGTGTTCCTTTTTGTGGTTTGGCTTGACCAAAATGTCCTACATGTCCGTCAGCTGATCGATTTGGTCGACTTCGACTTTGTAGTATTGTTTCTCAGTACCATGATGTAAGGGTTAGATTATGTTTTTGTAAATATGTACTTGGTTTGATGTTGTaagaaatcaaatgaaatcaaattgtatttgtcacatgcgccgaatacaacaggtgtagaccttacagtgaaatgcttacttacaagcccttaaccaaaaacCCTAACATTATCATTCATCCTAGCTAGCACGCAGAGATCAATGCCCTGGCCGCACTAATTAGTCAGCTACTCTCAACTTGTACCTCTGCCAGCCGCTCTCTCCTTCTTAGCTTTGGCTCCAGCTGTGAGGGATGTCCTGACCTGAAACATAACCTTAATCTCTACCAACTGCTCCGGCGACCGACCATGACACTTTCTTTTCTCAATTATTGAGTCTGGTCCCAGAGACTGATTAGCCCTCATCAAGGTTAATTACAGATCTCACTCTCCATTCCCACATTCCCTTGGACAGTAAAATAGCGTGTTGGCTTTGAGTGAGTCAGGGGGGCCTGGGAGAAACTGAACTAATGATGGGGATTAGCGTTAGCAACCAGACACTGAGTGGTGCGGTGGGGGGCTGACcgtcagagagacacacacacacacagctttgtttTCATGCATTTTCAGGACATTTTGGGGAGTAAAAATGTATTCCCTATTTTCctaaacctaacattaaccccAAACTCTAAACCTAACCTTTAAGCCAAAAATAGCATTTAACAAATTCAGGACATGAAAAAAGTCCTGATTTTTCAAAATGTGTCTTGTTTACCTACCTTGTCAGCACATTGTGATGActtgtcaggacattgtggtcctgataaggtaggaaaacgtgtacacacacacacagtagccaGAGGTAGCAATAGTGGTTAACAGATAGCGGTTTACAGATATGTCCTGTCCAGCACAGCAGTGGTGTTACCCCCCCACCCAAGCCTCCTAGCCTACTTGCCCCCTCAGCCCCCCCATCACCTTGGGTAAGATAATAATGAGGCGGCCATACTTTCCCACAGCTCTTAACCAGCTGTGTGGCGCTGCTCTCCCAGCCAGGCCTGGTCAGTAATCAGGACCTCATTAGGCGACCAACCAGAGGCCTGGCTCTGGCCTGGATCAGCTGGTTTAGTAGAGGAGAAATCCCCCAACAGTCAAATTGGGCAGAAAACAGTCTTGTAGGAACAGAAAGAGAAACACTGCAGGGCAGGAGACTCAGATAGGAAATGCTGTCATTATAGTAATGCTTAGGGGTAATGACAAAGCACAGTGTTGCAGAGCAAGGTAAATATGCCTTTCTTAGGTGGGAATTGGGTGAaaatgggggcggcaggtagcttagtggttaagagcgttgtgccagtatccgaaaggtcgctggttctaatcccgagccgactaggtgaaaaatctgctgatgtgcccttgagcaaggcacttaaccctaattgctcctgtaagtcgctctggataagagcgtctgctaaatgactcataataataataaataaaatgtgttaACTACAGGTATATGCAATTGTGTGGTGTTGAAATGTGCTGTGTCAAGCTATTCTGACATATTGTGTGTATAATTTGACTGGATTTGTTTACCTAGGCTGCAATTATTGTACAATATATACATTACACATCTTTTTGTCCAAAAATCATGTGATGAATCATCTGAATGCCTAACTGAGCATGGATGGACTTGATATCTTCCAATATGTTAGACACTGACATGATTAGCTCTGTACTCCCTCCGCAGCAGATAGTGAGAAAAGCTCTGACCACCCTCCAcctgccagccctgtggacaaacCTGATGCTGTGGCCCCTGGAGATGTGGCCGCTGGGGCCCCTGGAGTTGTGGCCGCTGGGGCCCCTGGAGTTGTGGCCGCTGGGGCCCCTGGAGTTGTGGCCCCTGAGGCCCCAGTGGGGGAGACTGACGACGAGAACACTGTCTCCAACAAGACCTCAGTGGAGTCAGTGGAGGCCAACGAGaacaagaacaacaacaacaccatcaCCACAGCCAGGATCGCTACAACAACACCAAGAGGTTGGTATAGTTCAATATCTGCTACAACCTCTCCATCCTCTGTGTGTGTCGTTCTGACGGGTTGGGATAAAAGAGAAGTCACAATTCTGTTGAACATTTCTATACATCTTCTTCTAACGTCATGGTATCTATGGCTATTGATGTCATGTTGTTCCTCGCCGTTCAAAAAAAGTGGGCTAAACAAACCACACCTCTCTTCGCTTCTTTGCGTAGTTTGAAAATACAACGAGACAGATTGGTTTATCCACTTCCTCTTTCTCTGTAATTGACTCAGGGATACAATGTTGAACAGAAATGTTCTACTATATCTTGAACATGCCTCCCCTGGGGAGAATGTAATTAACACAGGATGGTGATAGCTCCACAGCTCCCAGACTATGTCCATATCTTAGGGCGAAGAATTCTTCTATAATTGTGTGGTGAAGACTGAACCAACAACTCAACAGGACATTTAGTTCAAGCTGTCGTTGTCTAAAGCAAAAGACAGTTAATAGTTGTGGCGTTCCTCATAGCAGTGGAAAATAGGTTCATGCACACTTGGGACGCTTCAGTGAGTTTTAAATGTCTTGTGAAAAGCATCACTAAATGGTCAAGCCATTGCAAGTGACAGGCAATGGTTAGCAGCAGATGTGTGTATTTGACCTTTCCCCTTTACTAAGAGATGTCCTAGAGCTCAATCCGAGAGAGAACTCCAGTTGGCCTTTCAGTCTTTCAGCGGTCCAAAAATGCATGGAATGTTTGTAAACTGTGGCTATACGGTCACTCGTAAGGATGACTATAGGACACATATTCCATTGTTTAGTCCCACTACTATCGGATGGTTCTACAGTATATGATTCAGAACACATGTTCTACCCATCACATCACATCGGTATTGAATGTTCTACTTTGGCAGGGATGAATGTTCTACTTTGGCAGGGATCCTGACTTTAGGTCTGCTGCCATTACTCAAATATTTTCTGGAATGTATGAGTGCAGGGATACAAGTATCTTATATCAGCATACATCCTTTTGTAACCATGGTGAAATGTAGCTATAGGTCTAGGGTTAACACTCCCCATGTTCATCACTTCATCTATGTCCTGTCTCCTCATTATGttgtttctcttctcttctctctctctctctctctctctctctctctctctctctctctctctctctctctctctctctctctctctctctctctctctctctctctctctctctctctctctctctctctctctctctctctctctcgtctctcactctcactctatctcactcttactctcacacacacacactgtctcaggATGGGCCATTACCAGCAGCTTCTCTGAGGTTCCTCTGGACAACCCAGCCTAAAAGAGATCCTCCTTTATCTGCAGCCCCTTCACAACCACGGTAAGCCCACATCGGACCCCCAGTTAGCCCCCAACAGACCCCCAGACAGCCCCCATCGGACCCCCACCGTAACCCCTAGATCCC
Encoded proteins:
- the LOC121536002 gene encoding uncharacterized protein LOC121536002 isoform X2 → MDKIPFTFPCLIVLLGLVMTSTTTAQTQPVNPTVPQPTSASNPAIDTATPGDNTTPGDNTTAVDNYDLPFSTITPSSGVPDLTFDNIPIINSTGRPNATETTTLKTSPDGSPGVSTKKPPAEASSTAASTSATSTTKDTSLAGTTQQKTPAGKTSNRIGLIILFVIIVTAFVLGAACLLTKKRSRRYSVDLRDRHEDLPLSTAEHDAVFDNSSTQKGMDTFTAVGLNSTEVLVKGSEGGRDSEKSSDHPPPASPVDKPDAVAPGDVAAGAPGVVAAGAPGVVAAGAPGVVAPEAPVGETDDENTVSNKTSVESVEANENKNNNNTITTARIATTTPRGWAITSSFSEVPLDNPA
- the LOC121536002 gene encoding uncharacterized protein LOC121536002 isoform X1; protein product: MDKIPFTFPCLIVLLGLVMTSTTTAQTQPVNPTVPQPTSASNPAIDTATPGDNTTPGDNTTAVDNYDLPFSTITPSSGVPDLTFDNIPIINSTGRPNATETTTLKTSPDGSPGVSTKKPPAEASSTAASTSATSTTKDTSLAGTTQQKTPAGKTSNRIGLIILFVIIVTAFVLGAACLLTKKRSRRYSVDLRDRHEDLPLSTAEHDAVFDNSSTQKGMDTFTAVGLNSTEVLVKGSEGGRADSEKSSDHPPPASPVDKPDAVAPGDVAAGAPGVVAAGAPGVVAAGAPGVVAPEAPVGETDDENTVSNKTSVESVEANENKNNNNTITTARIATTTPRGWAITSSFSEVPLDNPA